GCTCGTGGCGCGCATCGACCACGCCCGGGAGTCCCCGGATGGGTTCCAGGTCGAGTGGCCCGGTCACGGAGAATTCGACGACGTGCTCCGCGCCGAGTGAGGCGATCAGCTCCACCGGGGTGCCGAGCGCGATGACCCTGCCGTGATCGATGACCGCGACCCGGTCGCAGAGCTGCTCGGCTTCCTCCATGTAGTGCGTGGTCAGCAGCACCGTGCCGCCGCGCCGCTTGAAGTCATCCACCAGGTCCCAGAGCTGGCGGCGCGATTGCGGGTCGAGGCCGGTCGTGGGCTCGTCGAGGAACAGCACCTCTGGATCGTTGACCAGCGCGCAGGCCACGGAAAGGCGCTGCTTCTGCCCGCCGGAGAGCTTGCCCACCCAGGCATTCCGCTTCTCCTCGAGCTGCACGCGCCGCAGCACCTCGGCCGGTTCGGGGCCGCGGCGGTAGAAGCTGCGAAACAGGCGCACCGTCTCTTCGACCGAGAGCTTCTCGTGCAGCCGCGTCTCCTGGAGCTGGATGCCGAGACGCTCCCGCAGCGCCAGGTCCTCGCCGCGTCCCCACGAATGGCCGAGCACCGTGACCTCCCCGGCATTCGGCGTGTTGAGGCCTTCGAGGATCTCGATCGTCGTGGTCTTGCCGGCTCCGTTGGGACCGAGCAGGCCGAAGCACTCTCCGGCCCTCACTTCGAGGTCGAGGCCATCGACGGCGGTCACGTCGCCGTACCGCTTGACCAGGCCTCGGCAACGCAGCACCGATTCGCTCGCCAGCGGACGCGGAATGGAGTCGAGCATGGGCGGGGAAGATACCGCAGCGCACTCGCGACTTGCAGCAGGACGGGATGCGCTTCGCACGAAGCGCGCTGGGTGATCCGCCCCACGAGGCGCTCATGGCCGTTTCAACTCGATCCGATCTCGAGGTGACACGACGAGGAGAGGCGCGCCAACTCGTGTAGCGACAGTCTCGAGTCCGTCCCGCTCGGCGAAGGCGCTTTCTGCAAGTCCTCGCGGCACACCCCCTGCCATGCCGACGCCCCGGACGCGTCCGCCCATCCATCGATGGGCAAGGGCGCGTCGTGGAGCGTCGCTTCCTCAAGCTGTGAGCGGCGCGTGCGAAGGCTCGCCGGCTTGCGAACCGGTCATGTGGAGCAGCGAACCAGGGAGGTGCGACGTTGCGCAGGGGATCACGTGTCACTCGGATGGCCGCGTGGACGCTTTGTGCCGCGGTCATGTGGGCCGCGCCGGCGTTCGCAGGCCCTTATAGCCGCCTTCAGGTCCTGCTCCCGGGTGAGACGGCCGCCCCTGGAACCGTGAGTGGCAAGACCGGCAGTCCGACCGCGCAGACGGTGGGTGTCCCGTTCACGATCACGGTTCGAGCGTGCGACAACACCTGGACGACGGTGACCACCGTCACCAACCAGATTCAGATCCTGAGCTCGGACGCCAGCGCCACGCTGCCCACGCCCAAACTGCTCAGCTCCGGCGTCACGACCTTCCAGGTCACGTTCAATGCTGGCGGAACCTTCACGGTGTTCGCGCACGACCAGACCGACGGAACCATCCCCGACGGCGCCTCTTCCAACGTCCAGGCGCTGGTGCTCCAGGGCTTCGTGTTCTCAACGATCAATCAGAAGAACCAGTACGCCGGCACGCCGATGAACATCTCGGTGAGGGCGGTCAACCCGAGCGGCAGCACAGTCACCGGGTTCAACGGCCAGGTGCATCTCAAGGAGATCACCAGCTACGGCGACGGTCGTGTGTCGCCGGAGTTCGTAACGTTCAGCAACGGCCAGTGGAGCGGCAATGTCACGATGTATCGCGCGGACGAGACCAGCATCAATCGCGGCAACGTCAATCTGTACGCGTTCCTCGACGCGGCGCCCCAGAAGAACGGCACCAGCGACCCGTTCACGGTGCACCCGGGTCCCTTCTCGCGCGTCCAGCTGATCGTCCCGGGCGAGACGCCGCTTCCCGGAAGCGTATCGGGCAAGACCGGCT
The sequence above is a segment of the Candidatus Eisenbacteria bacterium genome. Coding sequences within it:
- a CDS encoding ABC transporter ATP-binding protein; the encoded protein is MLDSIPRPLASESVLRCRGLVKRYGDVTAVDGLDLEVRAGECFGLLGPNGAGKTTTIEILEGLNTPNAGEVTVLGHSWGRGEDLALRERLGIQLQETRLHEKLSVEETVRLFRSFYRRGPEPAEVLRRVQLEEKRNAWVGKLSGGQKQRLSVACALVNDPEVLFLDEPTTGLDPQSRRQLWDLVDDFKRRGGTVLLTTHYMEEAEQLCDRVAVIDHGRVIALGTPVELIASLGAEHVVEFSVTGPLDLEPIRGLPGVVDARHEPSSVALTVREPHVAIPALLSELERQRASLSSLTTHHATLEDVFVSLTGRTLRDE